From one Flavobacteriales bacterium genomic stretch:
- a CDS encoding sigma-70 family RNA polymerase sigma factor, whose product MDHAPLIARILEGDSRAYAELVRHYQHMVYTVCHRVLRNAEDAEEATQDSFVKAYQHLRGFSGASKFSTWLFSIAHRTAISHGRRRRTDGETVDELTQHPAAEGNPGSSQGELRRQLDLALNLLPADDASILSYFYLEDLSVEEIVTVTGFGASNVKVKLHRARKKLAEVMERQLGPEARALLLNDA is encoded by the coding sequence GTGGATCACGCCCCCCTCATCGCACGCATCCTGGAAGGCGACAGCCGTGCCTATGCGGAGCTGGTGCGCCATTACCAGCATATGGTGTACACCGTGTGCCACCGTGTGCTGCGCAATGCTGAAGATGCCGAAGAGGCAACGCAGGACAGTTTCGTGAAGGCGTATCAGCATCTCCGCGGCTTCTCTGGGGCATCGAAGTTCAGCACATGGCTCTTCAGCATCGCTCACAGGACGGCGATCAGCCACGGCAGGCGCCGCAGGACCGACGGCGAGACCGTGGACGAGCTCACCCAGCACCCTGCGGCTGAAGGCAATCCCGGTTCAAGCCAAGGTGAATTGCGGCGCCAACTGGACCTCGCGTTGAATCTCCTGCCCGCTGATGATGCCTCGATCCTGAGCTACTTCTATCTGGAGGACCTGAGCGTGGAGGAGATCGTAACCGTGACGGGATTTGGGGCGTCGAATGTGAAAGTGAAGCTCCATCGCGCCCGCAAGAAATTGGCGGAGGTTATGGAGCGACAGCTTGGACCTGAAGCGCGCGCGCTACTTTTGAACGATGCCTGA
- the tpx gene encoding thiol peroxidase, with protein MPQPSFSGSLPAIGTHAPQLRYVKVDKTEGSLADHKGHVVVLLMFPSVDTTTCALETRTFNKLAAGLGARVLAITADLHYAMKRFCAAEGIENVEAGSDFRYRDADAWGTRIAEGGMGGLLGRVTFVIDKEGVVRYCEVAPELGAEPDYEAALNAAKALL; from the coding sequence ATGCCTCAACCCTCTTTCTCAGGCTCACTCCCCGCTATCGGCACCCATGCCCCGCAGCTCCGGTATGTCAAGGTCGATAAGACCGAAGGCTCGCTTGCGGATCACAAGGGCCATGTGGTTGTGCTCTTGATGTTCCCCAGCGTGGATACCACCACTTGTGCTTTGGAGACGCGCACCTTCAACAAGCTGGCTGCCGGCCTGGGTGCGCGCGTCCTTGCGATTACCGCCGACTTGCATTACGCGATGAAGCGCTTCTGCGCCGCCGAAGGAATCGAGAACGTGGAAGCGGGCAGCGACTTCCGGTACCGCGACGCCGATGCCTGGGGCACGCGCATCGCCGAAGGCGGCATGGGGGGCTTGCTCGGGCGCGTCACCTTCGTCATTGACAAGGAAGGCGTGGTGCGATACTGCGAAGTGGCCCCAGAGCTGGGCGCTGAACCGGACTATGAAGCTGCGTTGAACGCTGCGAAGGCACTGCTCTAG